A genomic region of Chaetodon auriga isolate fChaAug3 chromosome 11, fChaAug3.hap1, whole genome shotgun sequence contains the following coding sequences:
- the LOC143328690 gene encoding uncharacterized protein LOC143328690 isoform X5: MDGLDGSQQQPQLFKSPADVSKINDDELLKWGKEELVLQLRRAEAEKKGVIVEHGNLMREINRRLQQHLSEIRSLKDVNQKLQEDNQELRDLCCFLDDDRQKGKRVSREWQRLGRYSAGLMRKEVVIYLQKLKELEQRQMEVIWENLELKEVCLMLEEERAAAVPGGRGGGGVGGRGGPGRRNSIDSQGSFSQLGGSFPAVGLLRDVGDGSSTSSAGSTDSPDNLHLKPPPLGSSASPGYGSRLGDLCESTGRRHSSTPEYHTFPESCHLRGGSLTNLDPCGFQEYSPEKHSKSPAKLPCDSHPKPCSSDLLAQKQLLMSRQASPGCGRGTAKSSPELSQRHRLVHTAEAGCVSPEARETTIGTPEHLRKGKVIVVSPESIQGHHHYQHCPGEHGKGRYSSGSPDRDGAQRRAAGENRPPHHQSLYNGRHRKHLLCQIISSGPHFRQPCS; this comes from the exons ATGGACGGGTTGGATgggtcacagcagcagccacagctgttCAAAAGTCCGGCGGACGTCTCCAAAATAAACGATGATGAGCTGCTGAAATGGGGCAAAGAGGAGCTGGTACTGCAGCTGCGgagggcagaggcagagaagaagggCGTCATCGTGGAGCACGGCAATCTGATGCGGGAGATTAACCGGAGACTCCAGCAGCACCTGAGCGAAATACGTAGTTTGAAG GACGTGAACCAGAAACTGCAGGAGGACAACCAGGAGCTGCGGGACCTGTGTTGCTTCCTGGACGACGACCGCCAGAAGGGGAAGAGGGTGTCGCGGGAGTGGCAACGTCTGGGTCGCTACAGTGCTGGCCTGATGAGGAAGGAGGTAGTCATCTACCTGcagaagctgaaggagctggagcagcgGCAGATGGAGGTCATCTGGGAGAACCTGGAGCTCAAGGAGGTGTGTCTCATGctagaggaggagagagctgcagctgtgcctggagggagaggaggtggaggtgtgggtGGTCGGGGAGGCCCTGGCCGCAGGAACTCCATTGACAGTCAGGGCAGCTTTTCTCAGCTGGGTGGAAGTTTCCCAGCCGTTGGCCTGCTGCGGGATGTTGGTGATGGGAGCAGCACCTCCAGCGCAGGGAGTACAGATAGTCCCGATAACCTCCACCTCAAACCCCCTCCCCTTGGCTCCAGCGCCAGCCCTGGATATGGGTCAAGACTAGGAGACTTGTGTGAATCCACAGGCAGAAGGCACAGCTCCACCCCAGAGTACCATACCTTCCCTGAGTCCTGCCACCTCCGTGGGGGGTCCCTCACCAATTTGGACCCATGTGGCTTTCAGGAATACAGCCCAGAGAAACACAGCAAGTCTCCTGCCAAGCTGCCATGTGATTCCCATCCCAAACCCTGCAGCTCTGACCTACTAGCACAGAAACAGCTATTGATGTCACGGCAGGCATCACCAGGTTGTGGGAGGGGCACAGCCAAGTCCAGCCCAGAGCTGAGTCAGAGACACCGGCTGGTTCACACAGCGGAGGCAGGTTGTGTGAGTCCCGAGGCAAGGGAAACAACGATCGGGACCCCTGAGCACCTGAGGAAAGGGAAGGTGATTGTCGTTAGTCCAGAGTCTATACAAGGCCACCATCACTATCAGCACTGTCCTGGGGAGCACGGCAAGGGGAGGTATAGCAGTGGCTCTCCTGACAGGGATGGGGCTCAGAGGAGGGCAGCGGGAGAGAACAGGCCCCCACACCACCAGAGTCTGTACAACGGTAGGCACAGG aaACATCTGTTGTGCCAAATCATTTCTTCTGGACCCCACTTCAGGCAGCCCTGCTCTTGA
- the LOC143328690 gene encoding uncharacterized protein LOC143328690 isoform X6 — MDGLDGSQQQPQLFKSPADVSKINDDELLKWGKEELVLQLRRAEAEKKGVIVEHGNLMREINRRLQQHLSEIRSLKDVNQKLQEDNQELRDLCCFLDDDRQKGKRVSREWQRLGRYSAGLMRKEVVIYLQKLKELEQRQMEVIWENLELKEVCLMLEEERAAAVPGGRGGGGVGGRGGPGRRNSIDSQGSFSQLGGSFPAVGLLRDVGDGSSTSSAGSTDSPDNLHLKPPPLGSSASPGYGSRLGDLCESTGRRHSSTPEYHTFPESCHLRGGSLTNLDPCGFQEYSPEKHSKSPAKLPCDSHPKPCSSDLLAQKQLLMSRQASPGCGRGTAKSSPELSQRHRLVHTAEAGCVSPEARETTIGTPEHLRKGKVIVVSPESIQGHHHYQHCPGEHGKGRYSSGSPDRDGAQRRAAGENRPPHHQSLYNALIPPDHDVTLDQILL; from the exons ATGGACGGGTTGGATgggtcacagcagcagccacagctgttCAAAAGTCCGGCGGACGTCTCCAAAATAAACGATGATGAGCTGCTGAAATGGGGCAAAGAGGAGCTGGTACTGCAGCTGCGgagggcagaggcagagaagaagggCGTCATCGTGGAGCACGGCAATCTGATGCGGGAGATTAACCGGAGACTCCAGCAGCACCTGAGCGAAATACGTAGTTTGAAG GACGTGAACCAGAAACTGCAGGAGGACAACCAGGAGCTGCGGGACCTGTGTTGCTTCCTGGACGACGACCGCCAGAAGGGGAAGAGGGTGTCGCGGGAGTGGCAACGTCTGGGTCGCTACAGTGCTGGCCTGATGAGGAAGGAGGTAGTCATCTACCTGcagaagctgaaggagctggagcagcgGCAGATGGAGGTCATCTGGGAGAACCTGGAGCTCAAGGAGGTGTGTCTCATGctagaggaggagagagctgcagctgtgcctggagggagaggaggtggaggtgtgggtGGTCGGGGAGGCCCTGGCCGCAGGAACTCCATTGACAGTCAGGGCAGCTTTTCTCAGCTGGGTGGAAGTTTCCCAGCCGTTGGCCTGCTGCGGGATGTTGGTGATGGGAGCAGCACCTCCAGCGCAGGGAGTACAGATAGTCCCGATAACCTCCACCTCAAACCCCCTCCCCTTGGCTCCAGCGCCAGCCCTGGATATGGGTCAAGACTAGGAGACTTGTGTGAATCCACAGGCAGAAGGCACAGCTCCACCCCAGAGTACCATACCTTCCCTGAGTCCTGCCACCTCCGTGGGGGGTCCCTCACCAATTTGGACCCATGTGGCTTTCAGGAATACAGCCCAGAGAAACACAGCAAGTCTCCTGCCAAGCTGCCATGTGATTCCCATCCCAAACCCTGCAGCTCTGACCTACTAGCACAGAAACAGCTATTGATGTCACGGCAGGCATCACCAGGTTGTGGGAGGGGCACAGCCAAGTCCAGCCCAGAGCTGAGTCAGAGACACCGGCTGGTTCACACAGCGGAGGCAGGTTGTGTGAGTCCCGAGGCAAGGGAAACAACGATCGGGACCCCTGAGCACCTGAGGAAAGGGAAGGTGATTGTCGTTAGTCCAGAGTCTATACAAGGCCACCATCACTATCAGCACTGTCCTGGGGAGCACGGCAAGGGGAGGTATAGCAGTGGCTCTCCTGACAGGGATGGGGCTCAGAGGAGGGCAGCGGGAGAGAACAGGCCCCCACACCACCAGAGTCTGTACAACG
- the LOC143328690 gene encoding coiled-coil domain-containing protein 85B-like isoform X7 — MDGLDGSQQQPQLFKSPADVSKINDDELLKWGKEELVLQLRRAEAEKKGVIVEHGNLMREINRRLQQHLSEIRSLKDVNQKLQEDNQELRDLCCFLDDDRQKGKRVSREWQRLGRYSAGLMRKEVVIYLQKLKELEQRQMEVIWENLELKEVCLMLEEERAAAVPGGRGGGGVGGRGGPGRRNSIDSQGSFSQLGGSFPAVGLLRDVGDGSSTSSAGSTDSPDNLHLKPPPLGSSASPGYGSRLGDLCESTGRRHSSTPEYHTFPESCHLRGGSLTNLDPCGFQEYSPEKHSKSPAKLPCDSHPKPCSSDLLAQKQLLMSRQASPGCGRGTAKSSPELSQRHRLVHTAEAGCVSPEARETTIGTPEHLRKGKL, encoded by the exons ATGGACGGGTTGGATgggtcacagcagcagccacagctgttCAAAAGTCCGGCGGACGTCTCCAAAATAAACGATGATGAGCTGCTGAAATGGGGCAAAGAGGAGCTGGTACTGCAGCTGCGgagggcagaggcagagaagaagggCGTCATCGTGGAGCACGGCAATCTGATGCGGGAGATTAACCGGAGACTCCAGCAGCACCTGAGCGAAATACGTAGTTTGAAG GACGTGAACCAGAAACTGCAGGAGGACAACCAGGAGCTGCGGGACCTGTGTTGCTTCCTGGACGACGACCGCCAGAAGGGGAAGAGGGTGTCGCGGGAGTGGCAACGTCTGGGTCGCTACAGTGCTGGCCTGATGAGGAAGGAGGTAGTCATCTACCTGcagaagctgaaggagctggagcagcgGCAGATGGAGGTCATCTGGGAGAACCTGGAGCTCAAGGAGGTGTGTCTCATGctagaggaggagagagctgcagctgtgcctggagggagaggaggtggaggtgtgggtGGTCGGGGAGGCCCTGGCCGCAGGAACTCCATTGACAGTCAGGGCAGCTTTTCTCAGCTGGGTGGAAGTTTCCCAGCCGTTGGCCTGCTGCGGGATGTTGGTGATGGGAGCAGCACCTCCAGCGCAGGGAGTACAGATAGTCCCGATAACCTCCACCTCAAACCCCCTCCCCTTGGCTCCAGCGCCAGCCCTGGATATGGGTCAAGACTAGGAGACTTGTGTGAATCCACAGGCAGAAGGCACAGCTCCACCCCAGAGTACCATACCTTCCCTGAGTCCTGCCACCTCCGTGGGGGGTCCCTCACCAATTTGGACCCATGTGGCTTTCAGGAATACAGCCCAGAGAAACACAGCAAGTCTCCTGCCAAGCTGCCATGTGATTCCCATCCCAAACCCTGCAGCTCTGACCTACTAGCACAGAAACAGCTATTGATGTCACGGCAGGCATCACCAGGTTGTGGGAGGGGCACAGCCAAGTCCAGCCCAGAGCTGAGTCAGAGACACCGGCTGGTTCACACAGCGGAGGCAGGTTGTGTGAGTCCCGAGGCAAGGGAAACAACGATCGGGACCCCTGAGCACCTGAGGAAAGGGAAG
- the LOC143328690 gene encoding uncharacterized protein LOC143328690 isoform X3: protein MDGLDGSQQQPQLFKSPADVSKINDDELLKWGKEELVLQLRRAEAEKKGVIVEHGNLMREINRRLQQHLSEIRSLKDVNQKLQEDNQELRDLCCFLDDDRQKGKRVSREWQRLGRYSAGLMRKEVVIYLQKLKELEQRQMEVIWENLELKEVCLMLEEERAAAVPGGRGGGGVGGRGGPGRRNSIDSQGSFSQLGGSFPAVGLLRDVGDGSSTSSAGSTDSPDNLHLKPPPLGSSASPGYGSRLGDLCESTGRRHSSTPEYHTFPESCHLRGGSLTNLDPCGFQEYSPEKHSKSPAKLPCDSHPKPCSSDLLAQKQLLMSRQASPGCGRGTAKSSPELSQRHRLVHTAEAGCVSPEARETTIGTPEHLRKGKVIVVSPESIQGHHHYQHCPGEHGKGRYSSGSPDRDGAQRRAAGENRPPHHQSLYNETSVVPNHFFWTPLQAALLLKMCFDSS from the exons ATGGACGGGTTGGATgggtcacagcagcagccacagctgttCAAAAGTCCGGCGGACGTCTCCAAAATAAACGATGATGAGCTGCTGAAATGGGGCAAAGAGGAGCTGGTACTGCAGCTGCGgagggcagaggcagagaagaagggCGTCATCGTGGAGCACGGCAATCTGATGCGGGAGATTAACCGGAGACTCCAGCAGCACCTGAGCGAAATACGTAGTTTGAAG GACGTGAACCAGAAACTGCAGGAGGACAACCAGGAGCTGCGGGACCTGTGTTGCTTCCTGGACGACGACCGCCAGAAGGGGAAGAGGGTGTCGCGGGAGTGGCAACGTCTGGGTCGCTACAGTGCTGGCCTGATGAGGAAGGAGGTAGTCATCTACCTGcagaagctgaaggagctggagcagcgGCAGATGGAGGTCATCTGGGAGAACCTGGAGCTCAAGGAGGTGTGTCTCATGctagaggaggagagagctgcagctgtgcctggagggagaggaggtggaggtgtgggtGGTCGGGGAGGCCCTGGCCGCAGGAACTCCATTGACAGTCAGGGCAGCTTTTCTCAGCTGGGTGGAAGTTTCCCAGCCGTTGGCCTGCTGCGGGATGTTGGTGATGGGAGCAGCACCTCCAGCGCAGGGAGTACAGATAGTCCCGATAACCTCCACCTCAAACCCCCTCCCCTTGGCTCCAGCGCCAGCCCTGGATATGGGTCAAGACTAGGAGACTTGTGTGAATCCACAGGCAGAAGGCACAGCTCCACCCCAGAGTACCATACCTTCCCTGAGTCCTGCCACCTCCGTGGGGGGTCCCTCACCAATTTGGACCCATGTGGCTTTCAGGAATACAGCCCAGAGAAACACAGCAAGTCTCCTGCCAAGCTGCCATGTGATTCCCATCCCAAACCCTGCAGCTCTGACCTACTAGCACAGAAACAGCTATTGATGTCACGGCAGGCATCACCAGGTTGTGGGAGGGGCACAGCCAAGTCCAGCCCAGAGCTGAGTCAGAGACACCGGCTGGTTCACACAGCGGAGGCAGGTTGTGTGAGTCCCGAGGCAAGGGAAACAACGATCGGGACCCCTGAGCACCTGAGGAAAGGGAAGGTGATTGTCGTTAGTCCAGAGTCTATACAAGGCCACCATCACTATCAGCACTGTCCTGGGGAGCACGGCAAGGGGAGGTATAGCAGTGGCTCTCCTGACAGGGATGGGGCTCAGAGGAGGGCAGCGGGAGAGAACAGGCCCCCACACCACCAGAGTCTGTACAACG aaACATCTGTTGTGCCAAATCATTTCTTCTGGACCCCACTTCAGGCAGCCCTGCTCTTGAAGATGTG
- the LOC143328690 gene encoding uncharacterized protein LOC143328690 isoform X4 — protein MDGLDGSQQQPQLFKSPADVSKINDDELLKWGKEELVLQLRRAEAEKKGVIVEHGNLMREINRRLQQHLSEIRSLKDVNQKLQEDNQELRDLCCFLDDDRQKGKRVSREWQRLGRYSAGLMRKEVVIYLQKLKELEQRQMEVIWENLELKEVCLMLEEERAAAVPGGRGGGGVGGRGGPGRRNSIDSQGSFSQLGGSFPAVGLLRDVGDGSSTSSAGSTDSPDNLHLKPPPLGSSASPGYGSRLGDLCESTGRRHSSTPEYHTFPESCHLRGGSLTNLDPCGFQEYSPEKHSKSPAKLPCDSHPKPCSSDLLAQKQLLMSRQASPGCGRGTAKSSPELSQRHRLVHTAEAGCVSPEARETTIGTPEHLRKGKVIVVSPESIQGHHHYQHCPGEHGKGRYSSGSPDRDGAQRRAAGENRPPHHQSLYNALISAGCCTNSCRSVNLWDSFDSS, from the exons ATGGACGGGTTGGATgggtcacagcagcagccacagctgttCAAAAGTCCGGCGGACGTCTCCAAAATAAACGATGATGAGCTGCTGAAATGGGGCAAAGAGGAGCTGGTACTGCAGCTGCGgagggcagaggcagagaagaagggCGTCATCGTGGAGCACGGCAATCTGATGCGGGAGATTAACCGGAGACTCCAGCAGCACCTGAGCGAAATACGTAGTTTGAAG GACGTGAACCAGAAACTGCAGGAGGACAACCAGGAGCTGCGGGACCTGTGTTGCTTCCTGGACGACGACCGCCAGAAGGGGAAGAGGGTGTCGCGGGAGTGGCAACGTCTGGGTCGCTACAGTGCTGGCCTGATGAGGAAGGAGGTAGTCATCTACCTGcagaagctgaaggagctggagcagcgGCAGATGGAGGTCATCTGGGAGAACCTGGAGCTCAAGGAGGTGTGTCTCATGctagaggaggagagagctgcagctgtgcctggagggagaggaggtggaggtgtgggtGGTCGGGGAGGCCCTGGCCGCAGGAACTCCATTGACAGTCAGGGCAGCTTTTCTCAGCTGGGTGGAAGTTTCCCAGCCGTTGGCCTGCTGCGGGATGTTGGTGATGGGAGCAGCACCTCCAGCGCAGGGAGTACAGATAGTCCCGATAACCTCCACCTCAAACCCCCTCCCCTTGGCTCCAGCGCCAGCCCTGGATATGGGTCAAGACTAGGAGACTTGTGTGAATCCACAGGCAGAAGGCACAGCTCCACCCCAGAGTACCATACCTTCCCTGAGTCCTGCCACCTCCGTGGGGGGTCCCTCACCAATTTGGACCCATGTGGCTTTCAGGAATACAGCCCAGAGAAACACAGCAAGTCTCCTGCCAAGCTGCCATGTGATTCCCATCCCAAACCCTGCAGCTCTGACCTACTAGCACAGAAACAGCTATTGATGTCACGGCAGGCATCACCAGGTTGTGGGAGGGGCACAGCCAAGTCCAGCCCAGAGCTGAGTCAGAGACACCGGCTGGTTCACACAGCGGAGGCAGGTTGTGTGAGTCCCGAGGCAAGGGAAACAACGATCGGGACCCCTGAGCACCTGAGGAAAGGGAAGGTGATTGTCGTTAGTCCAGAGTCTATACAAGGCCACCATCACTATCAGCACTGTCCTGGGGAGCACGGCAAGGGGAGGTATAGCAGTGGCTCTCCTGACAGGGATGGGGCTCAGAGGAGGGCAGCGGGAGAGAACAGGCCCCCACACCACCAGAGTCTGTACAACG
- the LOC143328690 gene encoding uncharacterized protein LOC143328690 isoform X2, with protein sequence MDGLDGSQQQPQLFKSPADVSKINDDELLKWGKEELVLQLRRAEAEKKGVIVEHGNLMREINRRLQQHLSEIRSLKDVNQKLQEDNQELRDLCCFLDDDRQKGKRVSREWQRLGRYSAGLMRKEVVIYLQKLKELEQRQMEVIWENLELKEVCLMLEEERAAAVPGGRGGGGVGGRGGPGRRNSIDSQGSFSQLGGSFPAVGLLRDVGDGSSTSSAGSTDSPDNLHLKPPPLGSSASPGYGSRLGDLCESTGRRHSSTPEYHTFPESCHLRGGSLTNLDPCGFQEYSPEKHSKSPAKLPCDSHPKPCSSDLLAQKQLLMSRQASPGCGRGTAKSSPELSQRHRLVHTAEAGCVSPEARETTIGTPEHLRKGKVIVVSPESIQGHHHYQHCPGEHGKGRYSSGSPDRDGAQRRAAGENRPPHHQSLYNETSVVPNHFFWTPLQAALLLKMCSDLCWLLHQLV encoded by the exons ATGGACGGGTTGGATgggtcacagcagcagccacagctgttCAAAAGTCCGGCGGACGTCTCCAAAATAAACGATGATGAGCTGCTGAAATGGGGCAAAGAGGAGCTGGTACTGCAGCTGCGgagggcagaggcagagaagaagggCGTCATCGTGGAGCACGGCAATCTGATGCGGGAGATTAACCGGAGACTCCAGCAGCACCTGAGCGAAATACGTAGTTTGAAG GACGTGAACCAGAAACTGCAGGAGGACAACCAGGAGCTGCGGGACCTGTGTTGCTTCCTGGACGACGACCGCCAGAAGGGGAAGAGGGTGTCGCGGGAGTGGCAACGTCTGGGTCGCTACAGTGCTGGCCTGATGAGGAAGGAGGTAGTCATCTACCTGcagaagctgaaggagctggagcagcgGCAGATGGAGGTCATCTGGGAGAACCTGGAGCTCAAGGAGGTGTGTCTCATGctagaggaggagagagctgcagctgtgcctggagggagaggaggtggaggtgtgggtGGTCGGGGAGGCCCTGGCCGCAGGAACTCCATTGACAGTCAGGGCAGCTTTTCTCAGCTGGGTGGAAGTTTCCCAGCCGTTGGCCTGCTGCGGGATGTTGGTGATGGGAGCAGCACCTCCAGCGCAGGGAGTACAGATAGTCCCGATAACCTCCACCTCAAACCCCCTCCCCTTGGCTCCAGCGCCAGCCCTGGATATGGGTCAAGACTAGGAGACTTGTGTGAATCCACAGGCAGAAGGCACAGCTCCACCCCAGAGTACCATACCTTCCCTGAGTCCTGCCACCTCCGTGGGGGGTCCCTCACCAATTTGGACCCATGTGGCTTTCAGGAATACAGCCCAGAGAAACACAGCAAGTCTCCTGCCAAGCTGCCATGTGATTCCCATCCCAAACCCTGCAGCTCTGACCTACTAGCACAGAAACAGCTATTGATGTCACGGCAGGCATCACCAGGTTGTGGGAGGGGCACAGCCAAGTCCAGCCCAGAGCTGAGTCAGAGACACCGGCTGGTTCACACAGCGGAGGCAGGTTGTGTGAGTCCCGAGGCAAGGGAAACAACGATCGGGACCCCTGAGCACCTGAGGAAAGGGAAGGTGATTGTCGTTAGTCCAGAGTCTATACAAGGCCACCATCACTATCAGCACTGTCCTGGGGAGCACGGCAAGGGGAGGTATAGCAGTGGCTCTCCTGACAGGGATGGGGCTCAGAGGAGGGCAGCGGGAGAGAACAGGCCCCCACACCACCAGAGTCTGTACAACG aaACATCTGTTGTGCCAAATCATTTCTTCTGGACCCCACTTCAGGCAGCCCTGCTCTTGAAGATGTG
- the LOC143328690 gene encoding uncharacterized protein LOC143328690 isoform X1, with protein MDGLDGSQQQPQLFKSPADVSKINDDELLKWGKEELVLQLRRAEAEKKGVIVEHGNLMREINRRLQQHLSEIRSLKDVNQKLQEDNQELRDLCCFLDDDRQKGKRVSREWQRLGRYSAGLMRKEVVIYLQKLKELEQRQMEVIWENLELKEVCLMLEEERAAAVPGGRGGGGVGGRGGPGRRNSIDSQGSFSQLGGSFPAVGLLRDVGDGSSTSSAGSTDSPDNLHLKPPPLGSSASPGYGSRLGDLCESTGRRHSSTPEYHTFPESCHLRGGSLTNLDPCGFQEYSPEKHSKSPAKLPCDSHPKPCSSDLLAQKQLLMSRQASPGCGRGTAKSSPELSQRHRLVHTAEAGCVSPEARETTIGTPEHLRKGKVIVVSPESIQGHHHYQHCPGEHGKGRYSSGSPDRDGAQRRAAGENRPPHHQSLYNGRHRVTLIFRFITHSLQIEKKIFRIYRKLHKNGKVERL; from the exons ATGGACGGGTTGGATgggtcacagcagcagccacagctgttCAAAAGTCCGGCGGACGTCTCCAAAATAAACGATGATGAGCTGCTGAAATGGGGCAAAGAGGAGCTGGTACTGCAGCTGCGgagggcagaggcagagaagaagggCGTCATCGTGGAGCACGGCAATCTGATGCGGGAGATTAACCGGAGACTCCAGCAGCACCTGAGCGAAATACGTAGTTTGAAG GACGTGAACCAGAAACTGCAGGAGGACAACCAGGAGCTGCGGGACCTGTGTTGCTTCCTGGACGACGACCGCCAGAAGGGGAAGAGGGTGTCGCGGGAGTGGCAACGTCTGGGTCGCTACAGTGCTGGCCTGATGAGGAAGGAGGTAGTCATCTACCTGcagaagctgaaggagctggagcagcgGCAGATGGAGGTCATCTGGGAGAACCTGGAGCTCAAGGAGGTGTGTCTCATGctagaggaggagagagctgcagctgtgcctggagggagaggaggtggaggtgtgggtGGTCGGGGAGGCCCTGGCCGCAGGAACTCCATTGACAGTCAGGGCAGCTTTTCTCAGCTGGGTGGAAGTTTCCCAGCCGTTGGCCTGCTGCGGGATGTTGGTGATGGGAGCAGCACCTCCAGCGCAGGGAGTACAGATAGTCCCGATAACCTCCACCTCAAACCCCCTCCCCTTGGCTCCAGCGCCAGCCCTGGATATGGGTCAAGACTAGGAGACTTGTGTGAATCCACAGGCAGAAGGCACAGCTCCACCCCAGAGTACCATACCTTCCCTGAGTCCTGCCACCTCCGTGGGGGGTCCCTCACCAATTTGGACCCATGTGGCTTTCAGGAATACAGCCCAGAGAAACACAGCAAGTCTCCTGCCAAGCTGCCATGTGATTCCCATCCCAAACCCTGCAGCTCTGACCTACTAGCACAGAAACAGCTATTGATGTCACGGCAGGCATCACCAGGTTGTGGGAGGGGCACAGCCAAGTCCAGCCCAGAGCTGAGTCAGAGACACCGGCTGGTTCACACAGCGGAGGCAGGTTGTGTGAGTCCCGAGGCAAGGGAAACAACGATCGGGACCCCTGAGCACCTGAGGAAAGGGAAGGTGATTGTCGTTAGTCCAGAGTCTATACAAGGCCACCATCACTATCAGCACTGTCCTGGGGAGCACGGCAAGGGGAGGTATAGCAGTGGCTCTCCTGACAGGGATGGGGCTCAGAGGAGGGCAGCGGGAGAGAACAGGCCCCCACACCACCAGAGTCTGTACAACGGTAGGCACAGGGTAACTCTTATATTTCGATTCATAACCCATTCATTGCAGATAGAAAAGAAGATTTTTAGAATATACAGAAAATTACACAAGAATGGAAAGGTAGAAAGATtgtaa